In the genome of Segatella copri, one region contains:
- a CDS encoding ATP-binding protein, with protein sequence MEKVKEVPYGVADFVTVMEQNLYYVDKTMFIPELEKQPRNLFFIRPRRFGKSIFLSMLHSYYDCNQSAKFQSLFGKLWIGQHPTELQGKYQVLFLDFSQVSGNIDSLERNFDFYCSVKLDGFMRRYGESYSEETREKVRKAEYAMDKLAFIHDEAEQKGFSLYLIVDEYDNFTNVVLNEHGEKVYHAITHADGFYRDVFKKFKGNFERIFMMGVSPVTLDDVTSGFNIGWNISIKPEFDEMLGFSTADVIEMFTYYKNHGCIPADSDINAIVNDMKPWYDNYCFAKEALNKSIRMFNCDMVLYYLRNYMDYGRSPQQMIDPNTKTDYGKMKKLLQFDKLDGERKGIIRKIAEEGQISAQLYESFSAYQIPKAEIFPSLLFYYGMLTIKGTRGSKLVLGIPNNNVRKQYYGYLEEEYQAKAYVNTNQLTDYYYDMAYDGKWEEGLRFMADAYAKVSSIRDGIEAERNLQGFFMAYLNLNDYYYTAPELELNHGYCDFFLLPDLTHYATKHCYILELKVLPKKNFEAKAEEQWQQAVEQIRQYAAAPRVEALRQGTTLHKIIMQFEGWNLKRMEEIN encoded by the coding sequence ATGGAAAAAGTTAAGGAAGTACCATACGGAGTGGCAGATTTCGTCACTGTGATGGAGCAGAATTTGTATTATGTCGATAAGACGATGTTTATACCCGAGTTGGAGAAGCAGCCCCGTAACCTCTTCTTCATCCGTCCTCGTCGCTTTGGCAAGAGCATATTTTTGAGTATGCTCCACTCTTACTATGACTGTAACCAAAGTGCTAAGTTTCAATCACTTTTTGGAAAGCTCTGGATAGGACAGCATCCTACGGAGTTGCAGGGCAAGTATCAGGTGCTTTTTCTCGACTTCTCGCAGGTAAGTGGTAATATCGATTCCTTGGAGCGTAACTTCGACTTCTATTGTTCCGTAAAACTGGATGGTTTCATGCGCCGCTATGGCGAGTCTTATTCTGAGGAAACGAGAGAGAAGGTGCGCAAGGCGGAGTATGCCATGGATAAGTTGGCTTTTATTCATGATGAGGCTGAACAGAAGGGATTTTCTCTTTATCTGATAGTAGATGAATATGATAACTTTACCAATGTGGTGCTCAATGAGCATGGCGAGAAAGTGTATCATGCCATCACCCATGCCGATGGATTCTATCGTGATGTCTTCAAGAAATTCAAGGGCAACTTCGAACGCATTTTTATGATGGGTGTCAGTCCTGTTACGCTCGATGATGTAACCAGTGGTTTCAACATAGGATGGAATATCTCTATCAAACCGGAATTTGACGAGATGCTGGGATTCTCTACTGCCGATGTCATCGAGATGTTTACCTATTATAAAAATCATGGCTGCATCCCGGCTGATAGTGATATCAACGCTATCGTCAACGATATGAAGCCTTGGTATGATAACTATTGCTTTGCAAAAGAAGCATTGAATAAGAGTATCAGAATGTTTAATTGCGATATGGTGCTTTACTATCTTCGCAATTATATGGATTACGGACGTTCTCCTCAGCAGATGATCGACCCGAATACCAAAACCGATTATGGCAAGATGAAGAAACTGCTGCAATTTGACAAACTGGATGGTGAGCGAAAAGGTATTATTCGCAAGATTGCTGAGGAAGGACAGATTTCGGCACAACTCTATGAGTCGTTCTCTGCTTACCAGATACCGAAGGCTGAAATCTTCCCGAGTCTGCTTTTCTATTATGGCATGCTGACCATCAAGGGCACACGTGGCTCAAAACTGGTATTAGGGATTCCTAACAATAATGTCCGCAAGCAATATTACGGTTATCTGGAGGAAGAATATCAGGCAAAAGCGTATGTGAATACCAACCAGCTGACGGATTATTATTACGATATGGCGTATGATGGCAAGTGGGAAGAAGGCCTGCGCTTTATGGCTGATGCCTATGCCAAGGTATCCTCTATACGTGATGGAATCGAGGCGGAACGAAACCTGCAGGGGTTCTTCATGGCGTATCTGAATCTGAACGATTATTATTATACTGCACCGGAGTTGGAACTGAATCACGGCTATTGCGACTTCTTCCTTCTGCCGGATTTGACCCATTATGCCACCAAGCATTGCTATATTCTGGAACTCAAGGTGCTGCCCAAGAAGAATTTCGAGGCGAAGGCTGAGGAACAGTGGCAGCAGGCAGTGGAGCAAATCAGGCAATATGCGGCAGCTCCTAGGGTGGAAGCGCTGCGTCAGGGTACCACCTTGCATAAAATTATCATGCAGTTTGAAGGATGGAACCTGAAACGAATGGAAGAGATTAATTGA
- a CDS encoding diaminopimelate dehydrogenase — translation MKKFRAAVVGYGNIGKFTVEALEAAPDFEIAGIVRRQGAKDKPAELADYEVVDDITKLKDVDVAILATPTRSCPEYAEKIVALGINTVDSYDIHTGILDYRTKQMENCKKAGKVSVISAGWDPGSDSIVRVLMESLAPKGLTYTNFGPGMSMGHSVCVRGKQGVKEALSVTIPLGEGIHRRMVYVELEEGAKLEDVTAEIKADPYFAHDETHVFAVASVDDVKDMGHGVNLVRKGVSGKTQNQRFEFNMSINNPALTAQVLVNVARASFRLQPGCYTMPEIPVIDMLPGTREEIVATLV, via the coding sequence ATGAAAAAGTTTAGAGCAGCCGTAGTAGGTTACGGCAACATTGGTAAGTTTACAGTAGAGGCTCTCGAAGCAGCTCCAGATTTCGAGATTGCAGGTATCGTACGTCGCCAGGGTGCTAAGGATAAACCAGCAGAATTGGCAGATTATGAGGTGGTAGATGACATCACAAAGTTGAAAGATGTAGATGTTGCCATCCTTGCAACTCCTACCCGTTCTTGCCCAGAATATGCAGAGAAGATTGTTGCCCTCGGCATCAACACCGTAGATAGCTACGATATTCATACAGGTATCCTCGACTATCGTACCAAGCAGATGGAGAACTGCAAGAAGGCTGGCAAGGTGAGTGTAATCTCTGCCGGTTGGGATCCAGGTTCTGATTCTATTGTACGTGTATTGATGGAAAGCTTGGCTCCAAAGGGCTTGACATACACCAACTTTGGTCCTGGTATGAGCATGGGTCACTCAGTTTGCGTTCGTGGCAAGCAGGGTGTGAAGGAAGCGCTCTCTGTTACTATCCCATTGGGCGAGGGTATCCACCGCCGTATGGTTTATGTAGAGTTGGAGGAAGGTGCTAAGCTTGAGGATGTTACTGCAGAGATCAAGGCAGACCCATACTTCGCTCATGATGAGACTCACGTATTCGCTGTAGCATCAGTAGATGATGTAAAGGATATGGGTCATGGTGTGAACCTCGTTCGCAAGGGTGTATCTGGCAAGACTCAGAACCAGCGTTTCGAGTTCAACATGAGCATCAACAACCCAGCCCTCACCGCTCAGGTTTTGGTTAACGTGGCTCGTGCTTCCTTCCGTCTCCAGCCAGGTTGCTACACCATGCCAGAGATTCCTGTTATCGATATGTTGCCAGGAACCCGTGAGGAAATCGTAGCTACGCTCGTGTAA
- the ruvA gene encoding Holliday junction branch migration protein RuvA, giving the protein MIEYIHGDLTELTPAMAVVETAGVGYGLNISLNTYTAIQGKQEVKLYVHEVLVAGGRDDSFTLFGFATKQERELYRLLITVSGVGGNTARMILSSMSPAELCSVISTGNDKMLKTVKGIGLKTAQRIILDLKDKIVSLGIADELPANGGNVAMVNSDIKDEAVSALTMLGFSPAPSAKVVVDILKAQPDLPVEQVVKLALKQIK; this is encoded by the coding sequence ATGATAGAATATATTCATGGCGATTTAACCGAGCTGACCCCAGCGATGGCCGTGGTAGAAACGGCTGGAGTGGGATATGGACTCAACATTTCGCTCAATACCTATACCGCCATTCAGGGCAAGCAGGAAGTAAAACTCTATGTTCACGAGGTGCTCGTGGCTGGTGGAAGAGACGACTCTTTCACCCTTTTCGGTTTTGCTACCAAGCAGGAACGTGAACTCTACCGGCTGCTCATCACCGTATCGGGTGTAGGTGGCAACACGGCGAGAATGATTCTCTCGTCCATGTCGCCTGCCGAACTCTGCAGCGTGATTTCCACAGGCAACGACAAGATGTTGAAAACCGTGAAGGGCATCGGACTCAAGACGGCACAGCGCATCATCCTCGACCTGAAGGATAAGATTGTGAGCCTCGGCATCGCCGATGAATTGCCAGCCAACGGCGGCAATGTGGCGATGGTGAACAGCGACATCAAGGATGAGGCTGTCAGTGCCCTTACCATGCTCGGCTTCTCGCCGGCACCTTCGGCAAAGGTAGTGGTGGATATCCTGAAGGCTCAACCCGACCTGCCTGTGGAGCAAGTGGTGAAACTCGCATTGAAACAAATTAAGTAA
- the sprA gene encoding cell surface protein SprA produces the protein MKIRQRIIYLAMAWLMVSTFGYALALPFLQNDRTRQRNQRAQNRQAAQASRPSAQNGNQNRNQGRNGNNAANGNNAAKDGDEKSGINAQPLQIAEDSIPDSLLHPRWQIQRTQPFSLSDLYQSPLDLKRPDALKYDVIYNDTINRYIIGNKMGNTWLSAPIMLTPAEYLAWTELNERNAFYRKKNDEIYQAKGKEKFDFTDMHFDLGPAEKIFGPGGIRVKTQGSAELKFGINKKNIDNPSLPIRNRKTTMMNFDEKINLNLNGKIGDKMNLNLNYNTDATFDYDAQNMKLKYDGKEDEIIKLVEAGNVSFPSNSSLIKGASSLFGLRTDMQFGKLKLQTVFSQKKSASKSVSSKGGVQLTPFELNVADYEENRHFFLSRFFRNHYDDWMKKLPNLVTGVTINRVEIWVTNKTGTTTNTRNIIALTDLGETEKLSNPMWTAGGTKVPSNQANTEYTAMTNQFAAARDNDQASSVLEGGGLVGGSDYEKLESARLLSSSEYSVNTAMGYVSLKTGLQTDQVLAVAYEYTYGGVTYQVGEFASDITDTKQGLFVKSLKNTSCSPQQGNWDLMMKNVYYLASQVEKEKFRLDIKYQSDTTGVYLSYIPEAQVKSQPIIRVVGADRLDNNNKARSNGYYDYVEGYTVSNGRVFIPKVEPFGSYMRDYLVKNGVAKEQADKYAFTELYDSTKTIAKQLAEKNKYLITGQFKGSAANVISLGAYNVPQGSVVVTAGGVTLTEGSDYSVDYNAGEVTILNQSIIDAGTAVNVSLESNTDYGQMRKTMVGLNWEYDFSKNFQISGTLQHLSEQALTNKVAMGSEPLKNTIWGVNLNWKKESQWLTNMLDKIPFLHLTQPSYITFQGEFAQLIAGEAGGTQDNASYLDDFEGTKETIDVMTPSSWIISSVPSLNFKEDYNDKSGLTSGFHRSRLAWYCIDPLFTRRGSSLTPGHIKSDLKQLSNHYVREVYVKELFPLRQQSTYQGATNTLSVLNLAYYPSEPGPYNFNVNDLQPDGKLQNPQRNWGGMMRKLDTNNFEQANVEYIEFWMLDPFIYSKDQADAADYGGDFYINLGEVSEDILRDGKKFYESGMPVDGSDSFTYTQWGKIPTQSTVTYAFATTSGSRALQDVGFNGLTDGEEQEFYKSAYLDQIQGKVNQAVFDSIFADPARDDYHYFRGSDWDQQKTSILDRYKYINNPQGNSPDSDSRTESYDTSYKTTPDVEDINQDYTLNEYEKYYQYHVSIRPEDLVVGSNFIVDKREYSQTWRDNTKSSVTWYQFRIPVDEFEKRQGNINDFSSIRFMRMFLTNFKKPVVLRFGTLDLVMSKWRTYDQPLGAASGGTLEASTVSLEENAEKTPVNYVLPPGIEREKDPSQPQLVEANEQALSMVVKNLSNGEAKAVYKNSTIDLRQYKRIQMFTHANALEQNTTNLKDNQLSVFLRLGSDYKNNYYEYEIPLQVTEPGKYVRNSTADKKKVWPEENMLNVALSVFTNLKKERNKAKAQGLASYMAPYTMYDADHPNNKLTIVGNPTLGEVKTMMIGVRNNSGEEKSGEVWINELRLLEHNNKGGWAANANLNVQLSDFGSVNATGRYMSEGFGGLEDGVASRSTDNYGTYSVTTSLEMGKFFPDKAKVSIPLYYSVTKEKTSPKYNPLDTDMELKDALDATGSKAERDSIENIAVTKVTQTNFSVSNARVGIATKGHPMPYDPANFSLTYSHAHQRTTGETTVYENRDNWRGALDYSWTPVYKSWEPFKKIKNKSKWLDILKRFGLNWLPQNIAFNTEMTHETYELEERDMESTLNSQLPLTYSDQFLWNREFSMRWDLTKNLHMNFQSATHAQVDVPYPEVNTDLYADQYHAWKDSVYRSSVWNSVKSWGTPLDYSQNFTASYKVPLNLLPVFDWLNTDANYSANYSWERGMEDEEGHSYGNTINSQREVTLNGNIDLVRLYNHVPFLKKVNEKYERSKSRSELARMKKEKEDRKKAKAKAKEEELKAKEEAEKNGDKEIAKTDGKDVKNGKNAKTNAKDKGRNDLAKKLPKNKKAFEKEVTLLPDTTLLVKHGKNSKRLIVSAKTADGKMFHLKYKKVDNNQIKLLSKVDSALKLKLTVLPKEPLDNKKWYKAAQFASRLAMMVRKVSFTYRNSYQMTLPGFTPSVGDAFGQKKVGQMAPGLDFAFGMIDDDYIQKARENDWLLFNDSIATPATTSKTDNWQFRATLEPVKDFKIDLSATHSKTTQKSIQYMYEGTPTTQSGTFQMTTISLGSAFEGMGNANSGYKSKTFEKFVNSLEGFRQRVEAQYAGAVYPAGSELSGGKFDASRTPVNKYSGDVMIPAFLNAYTSMGGGSLSIFPTLSRLLPNWTVRYSGLGKLPWFCDHFKSVNINHGYKSVYAVGSYNSFSTYQEFMNGLGFISDASTGNPSPSSMFNVSQVSINEAFSPLLGMDMTFNNNMTLKAEYRQTRVLNLSMTSIQVNEALSKDWVIGMGYRINDFDLFGPRAKKVKRTGKKNQQDSKSTQKSRGANHDLNLRADFSFRKQAAIVRDIASMTSSASSGNNALKFSFTADYTLSKLLTMSFYYDRQTNTPLLSSSSYPTTTQDFGLSIKFSLTR, from the coding sequence ATGAAGATAAGACAAAGAATCATATATCTGGCGATGGCGTGGCTGATGGTTTCTACCTTCGGCTACGCCCTCGCTTTGCCTTTTCTGCAGAATGATAGAACCAGGCAAAGAAACCAGAGGGCACAAAACAGACAGGCTGCTCAGGCTTCGAGACCATCGGCACAGAATGGGAATCAGAACAGAAACCAGGGCCGCAACGGTAACAATGCCGCAAACGGAAACAATGCCGCAAAGGATGGGGATGAGAAGTCGGGCATCAATGCCCAGCCGCTTCAGATAGCTGAAGATTCTATCCCAGATTCCCTGCTGCATCCACGCTGGCAGATTCAGCGCACCCAGCCGTTCTCGCTGAGCGACCTCTACCAGAGTCCGCTCGACCTGAAGCGTCCGGATGCCCTGAAGTATGATGTGATCTACAACGATACCATCAACCGATACATCATCGGCAACAAAATGGGCAACACCTGGCTCTCGGCTCCTATCATGCTCACTCCAGCGGAATATCTCGCATGGACTGAACTGAACGAGCGAAACGCTTTTTACCGAAAGAAGAACGACGAGATATACCAGGCTAAGGGCAAGGAGAAGTTCGACTTCACCGATATGCACTTCGACCTGGGACCGGCTGAGAAAATCTTCGGTCCTGGCGGCATCAGGGTGAAGACGCAGGGTTCTGCCGAACTGAAGTTTGGTATCAACAAGAAGAACATCGACAACCCTTCGCTGCCTATCCGCAACCGAAAGACCACGATGATGAACTTCGATGAGAAGATTAATCTGAATCTGAACGGTAAGATTGGCGACAAGATGAACCTCAACCTGAATTACAACACTGATGCCACCTTCGACTACGATGCGCAGAACATGAAGCTGAAGTATGACGGCAAGGAGGATGAAATCATCAAACTGGTTGAGGCGGGTAATGTTTCCTTCCCTAGCAACTCGTCGCTTATCAAGGGTGCCAGCAGCCTCTTCGGTCTGAGAACCGATATGCAGTTTGGAAAACTCAAGTTGCAGACTGTGTTCTCGCAGAAGAAGTCTGCCTCTAAGAGTGTATCGAGCAAGGGTGGCGTGCAGCTGACACCTTTCGAGTTGAATGTAGCCGATTACGAGGAGAACCGACACTTCTTCCTCTCCCGATTCTTCAGAAACCATTACGATGACTGGATGAAGAAGTTGCCTAACCTGGTAACGGGTGTCACCATCAATCGTGTGGAAATCTGGGTAACTAACAAGACGGGAACCACCACGAATACCCGAAACATCATCGCACTGACCGACCTGGGTGAAACCGAGAAGCTGAGCAACCCGATGTGGACTGCGGGAGGAACCAAGGTGCCATCCAACCAGGCTAACACCGAGTATACTGCGATGACAAACCAGTTTGCGGCAGCCCGTGATAACGACCAGGCTTCTTCCGTATTGGAAGGCGGCGGACTGGTGGGCGGCAGCGATTATGAAAAACTGGAGAGTGCCCGACTGCTCTCTTCCTCTGAATACTCCGTGAATACGGCGATGGGATACGTATCCCTGAAAACCGGATTACAGACCGACCAGGTACTTGCCGTGGCTTACGAATATACCTACGGCGGCGTAACCTATCAGGTGGGTGAGTTTGCTTCGGATATCACCGATACCAAGCAGGGACTCTTCGTGAAGTCGCTGAAGAACACCAGCTGCAGTCCGCAGCAGGGCAACTGGGACCTGATGATGAAGAACGTCTACTATCTCGCCTCTCAGGTGGAGAAGGAGAAGTTCCGTCTCGACATCAAGTACCAGAGCGATACCACGGGTGTCTATCTCAGTTATATTCCCGAGGCGCAGGTCAAGAGCCAGCCTATCATCCGCGTGGTAGGAGCCGACCGACTCGACAACAACAACAAGGCGCGCAGCAATGGTTACTACGACTATGTGGAGGGCTACACCGTATCCAACGGTCGTGTGTTCATCCCGAAGGTAGAGCCATTCGGAAGCTATATGCGTGATTATCTGGTGAAGAACGGCGTTGCGAAGGAGCAGGCAGACAAGTATGCCTTCACCGAACTTTACGATAGTACGAAGACCATCGCCAAGCAGTTGGCCGAGAAGAACAAGTATCTCATCACGGGTCAGTTCAAGGGTTCGGCAGCCAATGTCATCTCCCTGGGTGCCTACAATGTACCGCAGGGTTCGGTGGTGGTAACGGCAGGTGGCGTAACCCTTACCGAGGGTTCCGACTATTCCGTGGATTACAATGCCGGCGAGGTGACCATCCTCAACCAGAGCATCATTGATGCCGGAACGGCGGTGAACGTATCGCTGGAAAGTAACACCGACTACGGACAGATGAGAAAGACCATGGTGGGCTTGAACTGGGAATATGATTTCTCCAAGAATTTCCAGATAAGCGGTACGCTGCAGCATCTTTCCGAGCAGGCACTCACCAACAAGGTGGCGATGGGTTCGGAACCATTGAAGAATACCATCTGGGGTGTGAACCTGAACTGGAAGAAGGAGAGCCAGTGGCTGACCAATATGCTCGACAAGATTCCGTTCCTGCATCTTACCCAGCCATCCTATATCACCTTCCAGGGCGAGTTTGCCCAGCTTATTGCGGGCGAAGCAGGAGGCACACAGGACAACGCTTCCTATCTCGACGATTTCGAGGGAACCAAGGAAACCATCGACGTGATGACTCCTTCTTCATGGATTATTTCGAGTGTGCCATCCCTCAACTTCAAGGAAGATTACAACGACAAGTCGGGCTTGACCAGCGGCTTCCATCGCTCCCGCCTTGCCTGGTATTGCATCGACCCTCTCTTCACCCGCCGAGGCAGTTCGCTGACCCCTGGTCACATCAAGAGCGACCTGAAGCAGTTGAGTAATCATTATGTAAGAGAGGTGTATGTAAAGGAGCTCTTCCCATTGCGTCAGCAGAGCACCTATCAGGGAGCCACCAACACCCTGAGCGTGCTCAACCTGGCTTACTATCCATCGGAGCCGGGTCCGTATAACTTCAATGTGAACGACCTGCAGCCCGACGGAAAGCTTCAGAACCCTCAGCGCAACTGGGGGGGTATGATGAGAAAGCTGGATACTAACAATTTTGAGCAGGCCAACGTGGAATACATCGAGTTCTGGATGCTCGACCCATTCATCTACTCCAAGGACCAGGCTGATGCCGCCGACTATGGTGGCGACTTCTACATCAACCTGGGAGAGGTGAGCGAGGATATTCTGCGAGACGGAAAGAAATTCTACGAGAGTGGAATGCCGGTGGATGGCAGCGACAGCTTCACCTATACACAGTGGGGTAAGATTCCTACCCAGAGCACCGTGACATACGCATTCGCCACCACCAGCGGCAGCCGTGCCCTGCAGGATGTGGGCTTCAACGGACTCACCGATGGCGAGGAGCAGGAATTCTACAAGAGTGCCTATCTCGACCAGATTCAGGGCAAGGTGAACCAGGCGGTGTTCGACAGCATCTTTGCCGATCCGGCACGTGATGACTACCACTACTTCCGCGGTTCCGACTGGGACCAGCAGAAGACATCCATCCTGGACAGATACAAGTATATCAACAACCCTCAGGGCAACTCGCCGGATAGCGACAGCCGTACCGAGAGTTATGATACATCTTATAAAACCACCCCTGATGTGGAAGATATCAACCAGGACTATACGCTCAACGAGTATGAGAAGTACTACCAGTATCACGTGAGCATCCGTCCGGAGGATCTCGTGGTGGGCAGCAACTTCATCGTGGATAAGCGAGAGTACAGCCAGACCTGGCGCGACAACACGAAGTCGTCAGTAACCTGGTATCAGTTCCGCATCCCAGTGGATGAGTTTGAGAAGCGTCAGGGCAACATCAACGATTTCTCCAGCATCCGCTTCATGCGCATGTTCCTCACCAACTTCAAGAAGCCGGTGGTGCTCCGATTCGGAACCCTCGACCTGGTGATGAGCAAATGGCGCACCTACGACCAGCCATTGGGAGCTGCCAGCGGCGGAACCCTGGAGGCGAGCACCGTGAGTCTGGAGGAGAATGCCGAGAAGACACCGGTGAACTATGTGCTGCCTCCTGGCATTGAGCGAGAGAAAGACCCTAGTCAGCCACAGCTGGTTGAGGCCAACGAGCAGGCGCTGAGCATGGTGGTCAAGAACCTGAGCAATGGCGAGGCAAAGGCGGTTTACAAGAATTCTACCATCGATTTGCGCCAGTATAAGCGCATCCAGATGTTCACCCATGCCAATGCCCTGGAGCAGAACACCACCAACTTGAAGGATAATCAGCTGTCTGTGTTCCTGCGTCTGGGTAGTGACTATAAGAACAACTACTATGAGTATGAGATTCCGCTGCAGGTGACTGAACCTGGCAAATATGTAAGGAACAGCACTGCCGACAAGAAGAAGGTATGGCCGGAGGAGAACATGCTGAACGTGGCGCTCAGCGTCTTCACCAACCTGAAGAAGGAGCGCAACAAGGCGAAGGCACAGGGGCTGGCTTCCTATATGGCACCTTATACCATGTATGATGCCGACCATCCGAACAACAAGCTCACCATCGTGGGTAATCCTACCCTGGGCGAGGTGAAAACGATGATGATCGGTGTGCGCAACAACTCGGGCGAGGAGAAGAGCGGAGAAGTTTGGATCAACGAGCTCCGACTGCTGGAGCACAATAACAAGGGCGGTTGGGCAGCCAATGCCAACCTCAATGTGCAGCTCTCCGACTTTGGTAGCGTGAATGCCACCGGAAGATATATGAGCGAGGGCTTTGGCGGACTGGAAGACGGCGTGGCAAGCCGAAGCACCGACAACTACGGCACCTACAGTGTGACCACATCGCTGGAGATGGGTAAGTTCTTCCCTGACAAGGCGAAGGTGAGCATACCTTTATATTATAGTGTGACCAAGGAGAAGACTTCGCCGAAGTATAATCCGCTGGATACCGATATGGAACTGAAGGATGCTCTGGATGCCACCGGTTCGAAGGCAGAGCGAGACTCCATCGAGAACATCGCCGTAACCAAGGTGACGCAGACCAACTTCTCTGTTTCCAATGCCCGTGTGGGTATCGCCACCAAGGGTCATCCGATGCCGTACGACCCAGCCAACTTCTCGTTGACCTACAGTCATGCGCATCAGCGTACCACCGGCGAGACCACGGTTTATGAGAACCGTGACAACTGGCGAGGTGCCCTGGATTATTCCTGGACTCCTGTGTATAAATCGTGGGAACCGTTCAAGAAGATCAAGAACAAGAGCAAGTGGCTCGACATCCTGAAGCGGTTCGGCCTGAACTGGCTGCCTCAGAACATCGCCTTCAATACGGAGATGACGCACGAGACCTACGAGCTGGAGGAGCGCGATATGGAGAGTACGCTCAATTCGCAGCTGCCGCTCACCTATAGCGACCAGTTCCTCTGGAACCGAGAGTTCTCCATGCGCTGGGACTTGACCAAGAACCTGCACATGAACTTCCAGAGTGCTACCCATGCTCAGGTGGATGTGCCTTATCCGGAAGTGAACACCGATCTCTATGCCGACCAGTATCATGCCTGGAAAGACTCGGTGTACAGAAGTTCGGTATGGAACAGCGTGAAGAGCTGGGGTACGCCGCTCGACTACAGTCAGAACTTCACGGCATCTTATAAGGTGCCGCTCAATCTGCTTCCAGTCTTCGACTGGCTGAACACCGATGCCAACTACAGCGCCAACTATTCGTGGGAGCGAGGCATGGAAGATGAAGAAGGCCACTCGTATGGCAATACCATCAACAGCCAGCGCGAGGTGACCCTGAACGGAAACATCGACCTGGTGCGTCTCTACAACCACGTTCCATTCCTCAAGAAGGTGAACGAGAAGTATGAACGTTCCAAGAGCAGGAGTGAACTGGCTAGGATGAAGAAGGAGAAGGAAGACAGAAAGAAGGCCAAGGCGAAAGCCAAGGAAGAAGAGCTGAAGGCGAAGGAAGAGGCTGAGAAGAATGGCGACAAGGAAATTGCCAAGACCGACGGCAAGGACGTGAAGAATGGCAAGAACGCCAAGACCAACGCCAAGGATAAGGGTAGAAACGACCTGGCAAAGAAGCTTCCGAAGAACAAAAAGGCTTTTGAGAAGGAAGTGACCCTCCTGCCTGATACCACCCTGCTGGTAAAGCATGGCAAGAACAGCAAGCGCCTCATCGTATCGGCGAAGACGGCAGATGGCAAGATGTTCCACCTTAAATATAAAAAGGTGGATAACAACCAGATTAAGCTTCTCTCGAAGGTGGATAGTGCCTTGAAGCTGAAACTTACCGTTTTGCCGAAGGAGCCGCTTGACAACAAGAAGTGGTACAAGGCTGCCCAGTTTGCATCCCGCTTGGCGATGATGGTGCGCAAGGTGAGCTTCACCTATCGCAACAGCTACCAGATGACCCTGCCTGGCTTCACCCCTAGCGTGGGCGATGCCTTCGGACAGAAGAAGGTGGGACAGATGGCTCCAGGACTTGACTTTGCCTTCGGTATGATTGACGATGATTATATCCAGAAGGCTAGGGAGAACGACTGGCTGCTCTTCAACGATTCCATCGCAACACCGGCTACGACGAGCAAGACAGACAACTGGCAGTTCCGTGCCACCCTGGAACCTGTTAAGGATTTCAAAATCGACCTCTCTGCCACCCACTCGAAGACTACGCAGAAGAGTATACAGTATATGTATGAGGGCACGCCGACCACCCAGAGCGGAACCTTCCAGATGACCACCATCTCATTGGGTTCTGCCTTCGAGGGAATGGGCAATGCCAACAGTGGTTACAAGAGCAAGACCTTCGAGAAGTTTGTCAACTCGCTCGAAGGCTTCCGCCAGAGGGTAGAGGCGCAATATGCCGGAGCGGTTTATCCGGCTGGCTCTGAGCTGAGCGGAGGTAAGTTTGATGCATCCCGCACCCCGGTTAATAAATACAGTGGTGATGTGATGATACCTGCCTTCCTCAATGCCTATACATCGATGGGCGGCGGTTCGCTCTCGATATTCCCAACGTTGAGCCGCCTGTTGCCAAACTGGACTGTCCGCTACAGTGGACTCGGCAAGTTGCCTTGGTTCTGCGACCACTTCAAGAGTGTGAACATCAATCATGGTTACAAGAGTGTATATGCTGTGGGCAGCTATAACAGTTTCAGTACCTATCAGGAATTCATGAATGGCTTGGGCTTCATCAGCGATGCCTCAACGGGCAATCCATCGCCTAGCAGCATGTTCAACGTATCGCAGGTGAGCATCAACGAGGCCTTCTCGCCATTGCTCGGAATGGATATGACGTTTAACAACAACATGACCCTGAAGGCTGAGTATCGCCAGACCCGCGTATTGAACCTCAGTATGACGAGTATCCAGGTGAACGAGGCCTTGAGCAAGGACTGGGTGATAGGTATGGGCTACCGCATCAACGACTTCGACCTGTTTGGTCCTAGAGCCAAGAAGGTGAAGAGAACGGGCAAGAAGAATCAGCAGGACAGCAAGAGTACGCAGAAGTCGCGTGGTGCCAACCACGACCTCAATCTCCGTGCTGACTTCAGTTTCCGCAAGCAGGCAGCCATCGTCCGCGACATCGCTTCGATGACGAGCAGCGCCAGCAGCGGTAACAATGCCTTGAAGTTCAGCTTCACTGCCGATTACACCCTGAGCAAGTTGCTCACCATGAGTTTCTACTACGATCGTCAGACCAACACCCCGCTGCTTTCGAGCAGCAGTTATCCGACGACCACGCAGGACTTCGGTCTGAGCATCAAGTTCTCGCTGACGAGATAA